From the genome of Halomonas sp. MCCC 1A13316, one region includes:
- a CDS encoding acyclic terpene utilization AtuA family protein: MTFLLGSGAGFSGDRTDAAIPVVAELIRRGQPAALLFETLGERTLAAAHRAMRDDPAAGYEPLLEELLAPILDDCLTHGIAILGNFGAANPVGACRVVAELAARTQRGGASIGRVHGDDIRARLGELELQRWEAESRELPGEEALISANVYLGAAPLVEALELGAEVVVSGRVADPALFLAPLMHHFGWAWDDWDRLAAGMMAGHLGECGAQISGGYFADPGCKEVPNLARVGYPIIEVEEDGSLVVTKPAGTGGMVTARTVKEQLLYEVHDPANYLTPDVVVDLSSVRVEELGPDRVAVSGIRGKPAPERLKTTVCYEGGWQGEAEISYAGPNALARARLAAEVLRERLTFRAPAELRSRLDIIGHASVFDSDAGDLQRTLPASAGGDYRLRLAVEHPERRWVERATQELLALYCAGPAGGGGVRRQFQRRVRTASYLVKRSDVEAFATLFDATLCETQMANERRAADDAH; the protein is encoded by the coding sequence ATGACCTTTCTGCTGGGAAGCGGGGCGGGATTCTCCGGCGACCGCACCGATGCGGCCATTCCGGTGGTAGCCGAGCTGATCCGTCGCGGCCAGCCCGCCGCCTTGCTGTTCGAGACCTTGGGTGAGCGCACCCTGGCGGCGGCTCACCGCGCCATGCGCGACGATCCTGCGGCCGGCTACGAGCCGCTGCTGGAGGAGCTGCTGGCGCCGATACTCGACGACTGCCTGACACACGGGATCGCGATTCTCGGCAACTTCGGCGCGGCCAACCCGGTCGGCGCCTGTCGCGTGGTGGCCGAGCTGGCAGCTCGCACGCAGCGCGGCGGGGCAAGCATCGGTAGGGTGCATGGCGACGACATACGTGCACGCCTCGGCGAGCTGGAGCTGCAGCGCTGGGAGGCGGAGAGCCGCGAGCTGCCCGGCGAGGAGGCGCTGATCTCGGCCAACGTCTACCTGGGTGCAGCGCCCCTGGTCGAGGCGCTCGAGCTGGGCGCCGAGGTGGTGGTCAGCGGCCGGGTGGCCGACCCCGCGCTGTTCCTGGCGCCGTTGATGCATCACTTCGGCTGGGCCTGGGACGACTGGGACCGCCTGGCTGCCGGCATGATGGCGGGCCACCTGGGCGAGTGCGGGGCCCAGATCAGCGGCGGCTACTTCGCCGACCCTGGCTGCAAGGAGGTGCCGAATCTCGCGCGGGTCGGCTATCCGATCATCGAGGTGGAGGAGGATGGCAGTCTGGTGGTGACCAAGCCCGCCGGCACCGGCGGCATGGTCACCGCGCGCACGGTCAAGGAGCAGTTGCTCTACGAGGTGCATGACCCGGCCAACTACCTGACCCCCGACGTGGTGGTGGATCTCTCTTCCGTGCGGGTCGAGGAGCTCGGCCCGGACCGGGTGGCGGTGAGCGGCATCCGCGGCAAGCCCGCCCCCGAGCGGCTCAAGACCACCGTCTGCTACGAAGGCGGCTGGCAGGGCGAGGCGGAGATCTCCTACGCCGGGCCCAACGCGCTGGCCCGGGCCAGGCTCGCCGCCGAGGTGCTGCGCGAGCGGCTGACGTTCCGAGCGCCAGCAGAGCTGCGCTCGCGGCTGGACATCATCGGCCATGCCAGCGTCTTCGACAGCGATGCCGGCGACCTGCAGCGCACGCTGCCGGCGAGCGCCGGCGGCGACTACCGCCTGCGCCTGGCCGTCGAGCATCCCGAGCGCCGCTGGGTGGAACGCGCCACCCAGGAACTGCTGGCACTCTATTGCGCCGGCCCTGCCGGCGGCGGCGGGGTACGACGCCAGTTCCAGCGGCGAGTCCGCACGGCTTCCTATCTGGTCAAGCGCAGCGACGTGGAAGCCTTCGCCACCCTGTTCGATGCCACTCTTTGCGAGACGCAGATGGCCAACGAGAGGAGAGCCGCCGATGACGCCCACTGA
- a CDS encoding MFS transporter, translated as MEIRNKANRIRLLSLRTPQMRAFHFSWFAFHICFFGWFGIAPLMAIVRDDLGLTKTQIGNTIIASVAITIVVRLVMGVLCDRIGPRKAYTWLLCLGSLPVMGIGLASSFETFFLARLAIGAIGASFVITQYHTSVMFAPNVVGTANATSAGWGNLGGGTTQILMPLIFSGMLMLGVNEALGWRLAMIVPGVVLFFAGIGYYLFTQDAPDGNFDELRARGELPEASGEHGMGASFKTAAKDIRVWALFVVYAACFGVELTINNIAAIYFFDNFDLTLATAGMIAGLFGLMNIFARTLGGVFSDLFARNGGLKGRVRWLFIAMLCEGVALLFFSQMHVLTLAIGIMLVFSLFVQMAEGATFGVVPFINRKALGAVAGIVGAGGNAGAVAAGFLFRSESLSYQQGLFYLGIAVIIASLCALVVRFSPEVEAEEAKAYTDAVGEDTGAGALSLR; from the coding sequence ATGGAAATTCGCAACAAGGCGAACCGAATTCGCCTCTTGAGCCTGCGCACGCCACAAATGCGCGCCTTCCACTTCTCCTGGTTCGCCTTCCACATCTGCTTTTTCGGCTGGTTCGGCATCGCCCCGCTGATGGCCATCGTGCGTGATGACCTGGGGCTGACCAAGACCCAGATCGGCAACACCATCATCGCCTCGGTGGCCATTACCATTGTGGTACGTCTGGTCATGGGCGTACTTTGCGACCGCATCGGGCCGCGCAAGGCCTACACCTGGCTGCTGTGCCTGGGCTCGCTACCGGTGATGGGCATCGGCCTGGCCTCGAGCTTCGAGACCTTCTTCCTGGCGCGCCTGGCCATCGGTGCCATCGGCGCCTCCTTCGTCATCACCCAGTACCACACTTCGGTAATGTTCGCGCCCAACGTGGTCGGCACCGCCAATGCCACCTCGGCCGGCTGGGGCAACTTGGGTGGCGGCACCACGCAGATTCTGATGCCGCTGATCTTCTCCGGCATGCTGATGCTCGGCGTCAACGAGGCGCTCGGCTGGCGCCTGGCGATGATCGTTCCCGGCGTGGTGCTGTTCTTCGCCGGTATCGGTTACTACCTGTTCACCCAGGACGCCCCCGACGGCAACTTCGACGAGCTGCGCGCCCGCGGCGAACTCCCCGAAGCCAGCGGCGAGCATGGCATGGGCGCGAGCTTCAAGACCGCAGCCAAGGATATCCGCGTGTGGGCGCTGTTCGTGGTGTATGCCGCCTGCTTCGGTGTCGAACTGACCATCAACAACATCGCCGCCATCTACTTCTTCGACAACTTCGACCTGACGCTGGCCACCGCCGGCATGATCGCCGGCCTGTTCGGATTGATGAACATCTTCGCCCGCACCCTGGGCGGCGTCTTCTCCGACCTGTTCGCGCGCAACGGCGGCCTCAAGGGTCGCGTGCGCTGGCTGTTCATCGCGATGCTCTGTGAAGGTGTAGCGCTGTTGTTCTTCTCGCAGATGCACGTGCTGACGCTGGCCATAGGCATCATGCTTGTGTTCAGCCTGTTCGTGCAGATGGCCGAGGGAGCCACCTTCGGCGTGGTGCCCTTCATCAACAGGAAGGCGCTTGGGGCGGTGGCCGGGATCGTCGGTGCCGGCGGCAATGCAGGAGCAGTGGCCGCCGGCTTCCTGTTCCGCTCGGAGTCGCTCTCCTACCAGCAGGGGCTGTTCTACCTCGGCATCGCCGTGATAATCGCCTCGCTGTGTGCCCTGGTCGTACGCTTCTCGCCCGAAGTCGAAGCCGAGGAGGCCAAGGCCTATACCGACGCGGTGGGCGAGGACACCGGCGCCGGTGCACTGAGCTTGCGCTGA
- a CDS encoding GFA family protein — protein sequence MKDGMNARGSCLCGAVKVAVAVNKQNVGACHCDMCRTWGGGPLLALESVSDVEIEGEENITVYASSDWAERGFCRRCGTHLFYRLKNGNHYAVPVGLVDGGEAWSFDSQIFIDQKPAFYRFANETRDMTGQEVFDAYQGS from the coding sequence ATGAAAGACGGGATGAATGCGCGCGGCAGTTGCCTGTGCGGCGCGGTGAAAGTCGCCGTGGCGGTCAACAAGCAGAACGTCGGCGCCTGCCACTGCGACATGTGCCGCACCTGGGGCGGTGGCCCGCTGCTGGCGCTGGAGTCGGTCAGCGACGTCGAGATAGAAGGCGAGGAGAACATCACGGTCTATGCTTCGTCGGACTGGGCCGAGCGCGGCTTCTGCCGGCGCTGCGGCACCCACCTCTTCTACCGCCTCAAGAACGGCAACCACTATGCCGTTCCGGTCGGCCTGGTCGACGGCGGCGAGGCATGGAGTTTCGATTCGCAGATCTTCATCGATCAGAAGCCGGCGTTTTACCGCTTCGCCAACGAGACCCGCGACATGACCGGCCAGGAAGTCTTCGACGCCTACCAGGGCAGTTGA
- a CDS encoding peroxiredoxin, producing MPISVGDKIPDVKLKTNGPDGPEDITTGEVFAGKRVVLFGVPGAFTPSCSNTHMPGFVIKTDQVLEKVDTLACMAVNDAFVMRAWQKDQNAQAILMLADGNAELTRALGMEKDSSGACMGTRCLRFALIAEDGVVTYVGIDTERGVVDKSSVDTILAHLQN from the coding sequence ATGCCCATTTCCGTAGGCGACAAGATCCCCGACGTAAAGCTCAAGACCAACGGCCCCGACGGTCCCGAGGACATCACCACCGGCGAGGTGTTCGCCGGCAAGCGCGTGGTGCTGTTCGGCGTGCCGGGTGCCTTCACGCCCAGCTGCTCCAACACCCACATGCCCGGCTTTGTGATCAAGACCGACCAGGTGCTGGAGAAGGTCGATACCCTCGCCTGCATGGCAGTCAACGACGCTTTCGTGATGCGCGCCTGGCAAAAGGATCAGAACGCCCAGGCGATTCTGATGCTGGCCGACGGCAACGCTGAGCTGACTCGCGCCCTGGGCATGGAAAAGGATTCCAGCGGTGCCTGCATGGGCACTCGCTGCCTGCGTTTCGCCCTGATCGCCGAGGATGGCGTGGTGACCTACGTCGGCATCGATACCGAACGCGGCGTGGTCGACAAGAGCAGCGTCGATACGATATTGGCGCATCTACAGAACTGA
- a CDS encoding LysR family transcriptional regulator translates to MKPSIKQLRAFVAVAQSSNLAEASERIHLSQPAISITLRKLEETVGGALFSRTTRQLSLTPEGEAFLPVAIRLLNDWSEAFDDLEERFSKQRGKVTVAALPTLAAGLLPGIIATFHARYPRINLSLHDVLAEQVSQLVREGRADLGLSVAPHDTEELAFEPVLVDRYVAVCPSGHPLLEQHSVQWAQLARHPFIGINRLSSSRQDIDRIMAGVDAPLEILCDASQIATVGRMVAAGLGISVLPRLSFRQIATDGIDYRPLTTPDIERPLGIVMRHRHPLSAAAAALREMIREATRDSSR, encoded by the coding sequence ATGAAACCCAGCATCAAGCAGCTGCGCGCCTTCGTCGCCGTCGCCCAGTCGAGCAACCTGGCCGAGGCCAGCGAGCGCATCCACCTCTCCCAGCCGGCGATTTCCATCACCCTGCGCAAGCTGGAGGAAACCGTCGGTGGCGCGCTGTTCTCGCGCACCACGCGCCAGCTCAGCCTGACGCCTGAAGGCGAAGCCTTCCTGCCGGTGGCGATACGCCTGCTCAACGACTGGTCCGAAGCCTTCGACGACCTCGAGGAGCGCTTCTCCAAGCAGCGCGGCAAGGTCACCGTGGCCGCGCTGCCCACCCTGGCGGCGGGGCTGTTGCCGGGTATCATCGCCACTTTTCACGCCCGCTACCCGCGCATCAACCTGAGCCTGCACGACGTGCTTGCCGAACAGGTCAGCCAACTGGTGCGCGAGGGCCGCGCCGACCTCGGCCTCTCGGTGGCACCCCACGACACCGAGGAACTGGCCTTCGAACCGGTACTGGTGGATCGCTACGTGGCGGTCTGCCCCAGCGGGCATCCGCTGCTGGAGCAGCACAGCGTGCAGTGGGCGCAACTGGCCAGGCACCCCTTCATCGGCATCAATCGCCTCTCCAGCTCGCGCCAGGACATCGACCGCATCATGGCGGGAGTGGACGCTCCGCTGGAGATCCTCTGCGACGCCAGCCAGATCGCCACCGTGGGTCGCATGGTGGCCGCCGGCCTCGGCATCAGCGTGCTGCCGCGGCTCAGCTTCCGTCAGATCGCCACCGACGGCATCGACTACAGGCCGTTGACGACGCCCGACATCGAGCGCCCGCTGGGCATCGTCATGCGCCATCGTCATCCACTCTCGGCCGCCGCCGCGGCACTCCGCGAGATGATCCGGGAGGCAACACGGGATTCGAGCCGCTAG
- a CDS encoding TAXI family TRAP transporter solute-binding subunit, giving the protein MKPTMKTLLTAMAASATLLSAAAVQAQERLLIGSTSSSSSHYGYFVAVNQIINNQVEGVSASVAETGATVDNLRRLSRNQIDMGLVTTNTGYHAYAGQQDFDGRPVDSRLLWVYTVAPQNVVIREDADVSSLEGLDGVRFNPGITGSATESTTEAVFETLGISPDYVRGSTTDVVDSIKDGRIMGYVKSGVGNKLDGSTMDIATFTPINVLSLSGEQADTLRAEMPDLAVVNIPEGAGEGVPAYTTWAFGVAVHAHPDLDEETAYQIVKAVMENPEPQANAFSAVRDEDLAQMTLDVGTVPLHAGAARYFEEQGLEIPDALQPVE; this is encoded by the coding sequence ATGAAGCCAACCATGAAGACCCTGCTCACTGCCATGGCAGCCAGCGCCACCCTGCTGTCTGCCGCTGCCGTACAGGCCCAGGAGCGCCTGCTGATCGGCTCGACCTCCAGCTCATCGAGCCACTACGGCTACTTCGTCGCCGTCAATCAGATCATCAACAACCAGGTCGAGGGGGTCAGCGCCTCGGTGGCTGAGACCGGAGCCACCGTCGACAACCTGCGCCGCTTGAGCCGCAATCAGATCGACATGGGGCTGGTGACCACCAATACCGGCTACCACGCCTATGCGGGGCAACAGGACTTCGACGGTCGCCCGGTCGATAGCCGCCTGCTGTGGGTCTATACCGTGGCGCCCCAGAACGTGGTGATACGCGAGGATGCGGATGTCTCCAGCCTCGAGGGGCTCGACGGCGTGCGCTTCAACCCGGGCATTACCGGTTCGGCCACCGAGAGCACCACCGAAGCGGTGTTCGAGACGCTCGGCATCTCGCCCGACTACGTGCGCGGTTCGACTACCGACGTGGTCGATTCCATCAAGGACGGCCGCATCATGGGCTACGTCAAGTCGGGGGTCGGCAACAAGCTCGACGGCTCGACCATGGACATCGCCACCTTCACGCCGATCAACGTGCTGTCGCTCTCGGGTGAGCAGGCCGACACCCTGCGTGCCGAGATGCCCGACCTGGCCGTGGTCAATATTCCCGAAGGTGCCGGCGAAGGCGTTCCGGCCTATACCACCTGGGCCTTCGGCGTGGCCGTGCATGCGCACCCGGACCTCGACGAGGAGACCGCCTACCAGATCGTCAAGGCAGTGATGGAGAACCCCGAGCCGCAGGCCAACGCCTTCTCGGCCGTGCGTGACGAGGATTTGGCGCAGATGACCCTGGATGTCGGCACCGTGCCGCTGCATGCCGGTGCGGCGCGCTACTTCGAGGAGCAGGGTCTGGAAATTCCCGACGCCCTGCAGCCCGTCGAGTAA
- a CDS encoding TRAP transporter permease yields the protein MRENLTKLLALALGGLILYTSATGPFESLIQRAIFLALVILLGLTLYPLGADRRWRPLGLAVDMCLAVGTVLACGYVAMNHERILVELPWATPRDMLFTGVLVVTVLELSRRAIGAIFPLLVLAGLAYAWLGGAIPGPLGHRGFDLYFITETLYLGDLGVWGMLVGVAATTIAAFVLFGCLLLHTGGGQTFMDLALRISGRSPGGAAKVATVASGLFGMVSGSAVANVATTGNFTIPMMKRLNYPAPFASGVEAVASTGGQIAPPILGAAAFIMAEILGESYLRIALAALLPAILFYLGVFLTIHLVARRRNLQVVPDDELPSWPEVLRPERIIPILAALGGLFYGVLSGRSIQMAAFYGILMTVLTFVPFALLARRPLREIAGKLLAGLIDAGKGMVIIGVLLAGAQMLVAMIGMTGIGVTLASLIVNVGGESLFLVAFIVGGVCLILGMGIPTTAAYVLVASVLAPALTTIGVEPLIAHLFVFYFATLSVITPPVCVAVFVAAGIAGTNWLPAAGEAVRLAAAIYVIPFLLLIYPALAGFGSALDIMLACSQGVVFVVAFAALMSRVAMTGNRLLDVAGLVLVVGLALIPGWLTTAGALLLLVALFACRRQLLAATPSGERRPGEKTPNAQDIPAKETHS from the coding sequence ATGCGCGAGAATCTGACCAAGCTGCTGGCCCTCGCATTGGGCGGCCTGATCCTCTATACCTCAGCGACCGGCCCCTTCGAGAGCCTGATCCAGCGGGCCATCTTTCTCGCGCTGGTGATCCTGCTGGGGCTGACGCTCTATCCGCTGGGAGCCGACAGGCGCTGGCGGCCGCTGGGGCTGGCGGTGGACATGTGCCTGGCCGTCGGCACGGTACTGGCCTGCGGCTACGTGGCGATGAACCATGAACGGATTCTCGTCGAGCTGCCCTGGGCCACACCGCGGGACATGCTGTTCACCGGCGTGCTGGTGGTGACGGTGCTGGAACTTTCACGGCGCGCCATCGGGGCGATATTCCCGCTGCTGGTGTTGGCGGGGCTGGCCTATGCCTGGCTCGGGGGGGCAATCCCCGGGCCGCTGGGGCATCGCGGCTTCGACCTCTATTTCATTACCGAGACGCTCTACCTGGGTGACCTGGGCGTGTGGGGCATGCTGGTCGGCGTAGCCGCCACCACCATCGCCGCCTTCGTGCTGTTCGGCTGCCTGCTGCTGCATACCGGTGGCGGCCAGACCTTCATGGACCTGGCGCTGCGCATCAGCGGTCGCTCGCCGGGCGGTGCGGCCAAGGTCGCCACCGTGGCCTCGGGGCTGTTCGGCATGGTCAGCGGCAGTGCCGTGGCCAACGTGGCCACCACCGGCAATTTCACCATTCCCATGATGAAGCGGCTCAATTATCCCGCGCCCTTCGCCTCTGGGGTGGAAGCGGTGGCTTCCACCGGCGGCCAGATCGCCCCGCCGATCCTCGGCGCGGCGGCCTTCATCATGGCCGAGATCCTCGGCGAGAGTTACCTGCGCATCGCGCTTGCCGCGCTGCTGCCGGCGATCCTGTTCTATCTCGGTGTGTTCCTGACCATCCACCTGGTGGCGCGGCGACGCAACCTGCAGGTGGTGCCCGACGACGAGCTGCCGAGCTGGCCGGAGGTGCTGCGTCCGGAGCGTATCATTCCGATCCTGGCGGCGCTGGGCGGGCTCTTCTACGGCGTGTTGTCGGGGCGCTCGATCCAGATGGCGGCCTTCTACGGCATCCTGATGACGGTGCTGACCTTCGTGCCCTTCGCCTTGCTGGCGCGCCGGCCGCTGCGCGAGATCGCCGGCAAGCTGCTGGCCGGGCTGATCGATGCCGGCAAGGGCATGGTGATCATCGGCGTGCTGCTGGCCGGCGCGCAGATGCTGGTGGCGATGATCGGCATGACCGGCATCGGCGTGACGCTGGCCAGCCTGATCGTCAACGTGGGAGGCGAGTCGCTGTTCCTGGTGGCCTTCATCGTCGGTGGCGTGTGCCTGATTCTGGGCATGGGCATTCCCACCACGGCGGCCTACGTGCTGGTGGCTTCGGTGCTGGCCCCGGCGCTGACCACCATCGGCGTCGAGCCGCTGATCGCTCACCTGTTCGTGTTCTACTTCGCCACGCTGTCCGTTATCACGCCGCCGGTGTGCGTGGCGGTGTTCGTCGCGGCGGGCATTGCCGGTACCAACTGGCTGCCGGCGGCAGGCGAGGCGGTGCGTCTGGCGGCGGCGATCTACGTCATTCCCTTTCTGCTGCTGATCTACCCGGCCCTGGCCGGCTTCGGCAGTGCCTTGGACATCATGTTGGCCTGCTCCCAGGGCGTGGTGTTCGTGGTCGCCTTCGCCGCGTTGATGTCGAGGGTGGCGATGACCGGCAACCGGCTGCTGGACGTGGCGGGGCTCGTGCTGGTGGTGGGGCTGGCGCTGATCCCCGGCTGGTTGACCACGGCCGGCGCGCTGCTGCTGCTGGTGGCGCTCTTCGCCTGTCGCCGCCAACTCCTGGCCGCGACCCCTTCCGGTGAGAGAAGGCCTGGCGAGAAGACGCCGAACGCCCAGGATATCCCGGCCAAGGAGACCCACTCATGA
- a CDS encoding histone deacetylase family protein produces the protein MAEPNSVIAFYDERVLSHQPDSEAPFLPSRMERRIRQLLSSLNVPWKYPEHAGRLSAIRQLLELEPVPGLRFECGKSATRDQLGRVHTSSYLSHIFDLRGKNAWLDVDTTAVSTGSIDAAEVAAGTAIAAVEAVIQGRSESAFALVRPPGHHAEPVRARGFCLFNNVAVAAAHAQAELGCRRVMIVDWDAHHGNGTQDIFYADPDVLFFDIHRASPFYPGTGQLEEIGVGLGEGTTVNVPMPAGAGDQAYLKAFNEILVPAADWFQPDLILVSAGFDPHPFDLALNVSFEGFAAMTGILQEVARRHCKGQLVFVLEGGYHLISLSRGVRTVLEALAGGTLQEPSITGLAEVEAAAAFHRQAFVSDDPD, from the coding sequence GTGGCCGAGCCCAATAGCGTGATCGCCTTCTACGACGAACGAGTGCTATCCCATCAGCCTGACTCCGAGGCCCCCTTCCTGCCCAGCCGCATGGAGCGGCGAATACGCCAACTGCTTTCATCGCTGAACGTGCCCTGGAAGTATCCGGAACACGCAGGTAGGCTCAGCGCCATTCGTCAATTGCTGGAACTCGAGCCGGTGCCCGGCCTGCGCTTCGAGTGTGGCAAGTCGGCAACGCGGGACCAGCTGGGACGCGTCCACACCAGTTCGTATCTCAGCCACATCTTCGACCTGCGCGGCAAGAACGCCTGGCTAGACGTGGATACCACGGCAGTTTCCACCGGCAGCATCGATGCCGCCGAAGTGGCCGCCGGCACCGCCATCGCCGCAGTCGAGGCGGTTATCCAGGGACGCAGCGAATCCGCATTCGCGCTAGTGCGCCCACCCGGGCACCACGCCGAACCGGTGCGTGCCCGCGGCTTCTGCCTGTTCAACAACGTGGCGGTTGCTGCCGCCCACGCCCAGGCGGAACTCGGGTGCCGGCGCGTCATGATCGTGGATTGGGACGCCCATCACGGCAACGGCACCCAGGACATCTTCTATGCCGACCCCGATGTGCTGTTCTTCGACATCCACCGTGCCTCGCCCTTCTATCCCGGCACCGGGCAACTGGAAGAGATCGGTGTTGGCTTGGGCGAAGGCACCACGGTCAACGTCCCCATGCCGGCCGGCGCTGGCGACCAGGCCTATCTCAAGGCCTTCAACGAGATCCTGGTGCCTGCCGCCGACTGGTTCCAACCGGACCTGATCCTGGTATCGGCAGGGTTCGATCCGCATCCGTTCGATCTCGCCCTCAATGTCTCCTTCGAAGGCTTCGCCGCCATGACCGGCATCCTGCAGGAGGTCGCGCGTCGACATTGCAAGGGCCAACTGGTCTTCGTGCTGGAAGGGGGATACCACCTCATTTCCTTGTCACGGGGAGTCAGGACGGTTCTCGAAGCTCTGGCTGGCGGCACCCTGCAAGAGCCCAGCATCACCGGCCTGGCCGAGGTCGAGGCCGCAGCCGCCTTTCATCGCCAGGCCTTCGTCTCGGACGACCCCGACTAA
- a CDS encoding AtuA-related protein: MTPTETNMVSSTADGHEVALHRLAHARAGDKGDRLNLALFAYEPHHYATLVEQVTEERVLALFAHRGASCVRRYLLPGLAGMNLVIDDVLQGGVNGALNLDGHGKTLSFLLLGMSMVVEDVRLR, encoded by the coding sequence ATGACGCCCACTGAAACGAACATGGTTTCAAGCACCGCCGATGGGCATGAGGTAGCGCTGCATCGCCTGGCCCATGCCCGCGCCGGCGACAAGGGCGACCGCCTCAACTTGGCGCTGTTCGCCTATGAGCCGCACCATTACGCGACCCTGGTGGAACAGGTCACCGAGGAGCGGGTTCTGGCGCTGTTCGCCCACCGTGGCGCCAGCTGCGTACGCCGCTATCTGCTGCCGGGGCTTGCCGGCATGAACCTGGTGATCGACGACGTACTGCAGGGCGGAGTCAACGGTGCCCTCAACCTGGACGGCCACGGCAAGACGCTCTCGTTCCTGCTACTGGGGATGAGCATGGTGGTCGAAGACGTGAGGCTCCGCTGA
- a CDS encoding murein L,D-transpeptidase catalytic domain family protein: MRLLPSLRLPLSTLAASLLATLPTVLSTTVHAGDFLAQAGLSYPAAVPLSRTLTRLAPDADPQVLKLAASALACAEPDAERLAVIDFSLPSTEPRLWVFDLAQERLLFEELVSHGRGSGNAEATLFSNTPESHQSSLGLFRTMNSYYGSNGYSLRLEGLEDGVNDQAYQRAIVIHGADYVSESFIQKTGRLGRSHGCPAVRQEVTYPLIDSIKEDHYLFAYYPDPEWLENSAFLSCDQASTQLAMH; the protein is encoded by the coding sequence ATGCGCTTGCTACCGTCACTGCGACTTCCGCTATCGACCCTGGCCGCTTCTTTGCTGGCCACACTACCCACGGTCCTTTCCACCACCGTCCACGCCGGTGATTTCCTGGCTCAGGCAGGCCTCTCTTACCCAGCCGCCGTGCCGTTGAGCCGGACCCTGACTCGCCTCGCGCCTGACGCCGACCCGCAGGTGCTGAAGCTTGCCGCCAGCGCCCTGGCCTGCGCCGAACCCGATGCCGAACGGCTGGCGGTGATCGACTTCTCACTCCCTTCCACCGAGCCGCGCCTGTGGGTCTTCGACCTGGCGCAAGAGCGGCTGTTGTTCGAGGAACTCGTCTCCCACGGCCGTGGCTCGGGCAATGCCGAGGCCACGCTGTTCTCCAACACCCCCGAGAGCCACCAGTCGAGCCTGGGCCTGTTCCGCACCATGAACAGCTACTACGGCAGCAACGGCTATTCGCTGCGCCTGGAAGGCCTGGAGGATGGCGTCAACGACCAGGCCTATCAGCGCGCCATCGTGATCCACGGTGCCGATTACGTCAGCGAATCCTTTATTCAGAAGACCGGCCGGCTGGGCCGTAGCCACGGTTGCCCGGCGGTACGCCAGGAAGTGACCTACCCGTTGATCGACAGCATCAAGGAGGATCATTACCTATTCGCTTACTACCCCGACCCCGAGTGGCTGGAAAACTCCGCCTTCCTCAGTTGCGACCAGGCATCCACGCAGTTGGCCATGCACTGA